A section of the Pseudophryne corroboree isolate aPseCor3 chromosome 11, aPseCor3.hap2, whole genome shotgun sequence genome encodes:
- the HAS3 gene encoding hyaluronan synthase 3, translated as MPGRLQTSLKILGTSLFALLVLGGILAAYVTGYQFIHTDHHHLSFGLYGAILGLHLLTQSLFAFLEHRRMRKGGKIPTGTSSVALCIAAYQEDPEYLRKCLQSVRRLSYPHLRVVMVVDGNSEDDRYMMDIFREVMGSEGTCCYLWDSNYHETAEGGQDGERGVQELVQKFHYSCIMQKWGGKREVMYTAFRALGDSVDYVQVCDSDTVLDSACTVEMLRILEEDPDVGGVGGDVQILNKYDSWISFLSSVRYWMAFNVERACQSYFGCVQCISGPLGMYRNTLLQYFLEDWYHQTFLGQKCSFGDDRHLTNRVLSMGYRTKYTARSRCLTETPTKYLRWLNQQTRWSKSYFREWLYNALWFHKHHLWMTYESVVTGFFPFFLVATVVQLFYRGRIWNIMLFLLTVQLVGIVKATYACFLRGNAEMIFMSLYSLLYMTSLLPAKMFAIITINKSGWGTSGRRKLVVNFMGIVPVSLWFCILLGGLVYTAYCQSQDPFTDTELLFLVTGAVLYGCYWLALLSLYLAIVARRCGKKQELYSLALSEV; from the exons ATGCCTGGACGGCTGCAGACCTCTCTGAAGATCCTAGGCACGAGCCTGTTTGCTCTGCTGGTCCTGGGGGGCATACTGGCGGCCTACGTGACGGGGTACCAGTTCATACACACCGACCACCATCACCTCTCCTTCGGGCTGTACGGCGCTATCCTGGGATTACATCTGCTCACTCAGAGCCTCTTTGCTTTCCTGGAGCACAGGCGAATGCGGAAAGGTGGGAAAATCCCTACGGGAACATCCTCAGTGGCCCTGTGCATCGCAGCctatcaggaagacccggagtaccTGAGGAAATGCCTGCAGTCAGTCCGGCGTCTCTCCTACCCCCACCTGCGAGTGGTCATGGTGGTGGACGGAAATTCAGAAGACGATAGATACATGATGGACATCTTCCGAGAGGTGATGGGATCGGAAGGCACCTGCTGCTACCTGTGGGACAGCAACTACCATGAGACGGcagagggggggcaggatggggagagAGGTGTCCAGGAGCTGGTGCAGAAGTTCCATTACTCCTGTATCATGCAGAAGTGGGGAGGGAAGCGAGAAGTTATGTACACTGCATTCCGGGCCCTTGGCGACAGTGTGGACTATGTTCAG GTGTGTGATTCCGACACGGTACTGGACTCGGCGTGCACGGTGGAAATGCTGCGTATCTTGGAGGAAGACCCCGATGTGGGTGGAGTTGGGGGAGATGTGCAG ATCCTGAATAAATACGACTCCTGGATCTCCTTCTTGAGCAGCGTGCGGTACTGGATGGCGTTTAACGTGGAGCGAGCGTGTCAGTCCTACTTTGGCTGTGTACAGTGCATCAGCGGCCCTCTGGGGATGTACCGGAACACTCTGCTGCAGTACTTTCTGGAAGACTGGTACCACCAGACCTTCCTGGGCCAGAAGTGTAGCTTTGGTGATGACCGGCACCTGACCAATCGCGTGCTGAGCATGGGCTACCGGACTAAGTACACAGCCCGATCCAGGTGCCTGACGGAAACGCCCACCAAGTACCTGCGATGGCTGAACCAGCAGACGCGGTGGAGTAAATCATATTTCCGGGAGTGGCTGTACAACGCGCTGTGGTTCCACAAGCATCACCTCTGGATGACCTACGAGTCCGTGGTCACGGGTTTCTTCCCTTTCTTCCTGGTGGCCACGGTGGTGCAGCTCTTCTACCGTGGCCGCATCTGGAACATAATGCTCTTCCTGCTGACGGTGCAGCTTGTGGGCATAGTGAAGGCCACCTATGCCTGCTTTCTGCGTGGCAACGCCGAGATGATCTTCATGTCGCTCTACTCTCTCCTCTACATGACCAGTCTGCTACCTGCCAAAATGTTTGCCATCATCACCATCAACAAGTCCGGATGGGGGACGTCTGGGCGGAGGAAGCTGGTGGTGAACTTCATGGGTATAGTGCCCGTGTCGTTGTGGTTCTGTATCCTTCTGGGTGGGCTAGTGTACACGGCGTACTGCCAGAGCCAGGATCCATTCACTGATACGGAACTGTTGTTCCTGGTAACAGGAGCGGTCCTGTACGGGTGTTACTGGTTGGCACTGCTCAGTCTCTACCTGGCAATCGTTGCCCGACGGTGTGGAAAGAAGCAGGAACTGTACAGCCTGGCCCTATCGGAGGTGTGA